The following proteins are encoded in a genomic region of Stutzerimonas balearica DSM 6083:
- the zorD gene encoding type I Zorya anti-phage system protein ZorD, translating to MLGRFFSGKDRSQSAKGAAPGAYQIEEQGICYALSLADDDTSWPVAAYLDQLFEEDYASQLSDRWLLPWESIYQLLDDPAHASSLPLLGLPAIAKLQPQLASTGGLSGPDFKVFVQSWRNSETGSPVTFERVGAMARHAATTELLPPAVWELLKAIRDLHAAQQQAPGEVTNQIGWANIRKLAKRAGAVLDGFLDKTVVVRPEHLKLRPRKAVVSGTPIIELDVAFDGQPDNWLASFDGYKQVQDKYRVPGADGSVTHVLIEPDVKAVLESVRALPGRRVAGDEALSLVRNPYSVIGDAAEKVVDADEYEEQLADAGIYFHRFRLEPCLGEDGKHVRSIGLFLEPISAKPLPEVELRFDFAHEFAPFVNELQVKLAAGMPAGFWQGYELELSDFDLAQLAGVNELLRHWQRQEAGQTFEEVLDLASYGDRVVGIGEAERITSPFLVKEATENWLPVDVKELGMDGDLLSQWDPASREDFEEFEHRIDQARVAGDEQVCLPGTETPLPFQVAEQLYEAWSKKLNPVEPKSPVVTEPVAGRAVLHIEHNIEEATYAQRREAALLAGRHANADIPELLRPEVQLRDHQMKGVAWMQHLFGLSPDHVAGCLLADDMGLGKTIQLLTFVVWYLEQNPQGKPVLIVAPVSLLDNWERELQRFFYADVLPVLKLYGGALSAVKFKRDEIPEDLQAKGIKNLLRPGWMGDARIVLTTYETLRDQELSLARQQWAIVICDEAQKIKNPAALITQAAKAIPSRFRIACTGTPVENTLIDLWCLFDFIQPGFLGGLNQFGREYQRPIEAGLERDTAALERLRGLIEPQTLRRTKQDVAKDLPAKIEDQGCRKLLMHTLQRNLYLSEVAQYTQKQQMQEQLEQRESGMLGLLHKLKLVCAHPFSVQPDPRLREHSPKLQWLLSTLDNIARSGSGDKVILFTELRDVQRELQHAIQERFGFKPTVINGDTSTSSQSAQSRQRLIDHFQEQPGFSVIILSTVAVGFGVNVQAANHVIHFTRCWNPAKEDQATDRAYRIGQEKDVYVYYPTVRDARIPTFEATLDELLQKRRALARDMLQGASELQASEFGELLRAQG from the coding sequence ATGCTCGGCCGATTTTTTTCCGGGAAGGATCGTTCTCAATCTGCCAAGGGGGCAGCGCCTGGTGCTTACCAGATTGAGGAACAAGGTATTTGTTATGCCTTGAGTCTGGCCGATGACGATACAAGCTGGCCCGTTGCTGCCTACCTGGACCAGCTCTTCGAAGAAGACTATGCCAGCCAGCTGAGTGATCGCTGGCTGTTGCCTTGGGAGTCAATCTATCAGCTCTTGGATGATCCGGCGCACGCTAGCAGCCTTCCTTTGCTTGGCTTGCCCGCGATTGCCAAGCTGCAACCGCAGTTGGCCAGTACCGGGGGATTGTCGGGTCCGGATTTCAAGGTGTTTGTCCAGTCCTGGCGCAATTCGGAGACGGGCAGCCCGGTTACTTTCGAGCGTGTTGGCGCCATGGCGCGCCATGCTGCAACCACTGAGTTGTTGCCGCCAGCGGTCTGGGAGCTGTTAAAGGCCATTCGGGATTTGCATGCCGCTCAGCAGCAGGCTCCGGGAGAGGTCACCAACCAAATCGGCTGGGCCAATATCCGTAAGTTGGCCAAACGCGCTGGTGCGGTATTGGACGGATTTCTCGACAAGACCGTGGTGGTTAGGCCTGAGCACTTGAAGCTCAGACCACGCAAGGCCGTAGTATCCGGTACGCCGATTATCGAGTTAGATGTCGCGTTTGACGGGCAGCCTGACAATTGGTTGGCCAGTTTCGATGGTTACAAGCAGGTGCAGGATAAGTACCGGGTGCCGGGCGCCGATGGTTCGGTGACGCACGTACTCATTGAGCCGGATGTAAAGGCGGTGCTTGAGTCTGTACGCGCATTACCGGGTCGGCGTGTGGCCGGTGATGAAGCGCTGTCACTGGTGCGCAACCCCTACAGCGTGATCGGGGATGCAGCCGAGAAGGTTGTTGATGCGGACGAATATGAGGAGCAGCTGGCCGATGCGGGCATCTACTTCCATCGTTTTCGCCTGGAACCTTGTCTAGGTGAGGACGGCAAGCATGTTCGGTCGATTGGTCTGTTCCTTGAACCTATCTCGGCCAAGCCGCTACCTGAAGTTGAGCTGCGCTTCGATTTTGCCCACGAGTTCGCGCCATTTGTGAATGAGCTGCAAGTGAAGTTGGCGGCTGGTATGCCCGCGGGATTCTGGCAGGGCTATGAGCTGGAGCTGAGTGACTTCGATCTCGCGCAGTTGGCAGGGGTCAATGAGCTTTTGCGCCACTGGCAGCGCCAGGAGGCCGGGCAGACGTTTGAGGAAGTGCTGGATTTGGCCTCGTATGGTGATCGCGTTGTCGGCATAGGTGAGGCGGAGCGCATTACATCTCCATTTTTGGTGAAAGAGGCAACGGAAAACTGGTTGCCGGTCGATGTGAAAGAGCTCGGGATGGATGGCGATCTGCTCAGTCAGTGGGATCCTGCTAGCCGTGAAGATTTTGAAGAGTTTGAGCACCGCATCGACCAGGCGCGTGTGGCGGGTGATGAACAAGTATGTCTACCGGGTACTGAAACCCCGCTACCTTTCCAGGTCGCGGAGCAGCTTTATGAGGCCTGGTCGAAGAAGCTTAATCCGGTCGAGCCTAAATCACCTGTTGTGACTGAGCCCGTCGCTGGCCGTGCGGTGCTGCATATCGAGCACAACATTGAGGAAGCGACCTATGCCCAGCGCCGTGAGGCGGCTCTGTTGGCGGGGCGGCATGCCAATGCGGATATTCCAGAGCTGCTTCGCCCCGAAGTTCAGCTGCGCGATCATCAAATGAAAGGTGTGGCATGGATGCAGCACCTGTTTGGCTTGTCACCGGATCATGTCGCAGGTTGCTTGCTTGCCGATGACATGGGCTTGGGTAAGACCATTCAACTGCTGACCTTCGTTGTTTGGTATTTGGAGCAGAACCCTCAGGGTAAACCGGTCCTGATTGTTGCCCCCGTTTCCCTGTTGGATAACTGGGAGCGTGAGCTGCAGCGATTCTTCTATGCGGATGTATTGCCGGTATTGAAGCTTTATGGTGGAGCGCTCAGCGCTGTTAAGTTCAAGAGGGACGAGATTCCGGAGGATCTGCAGGCCAAGGGAATAAAAAATCTTCTCCGGCCGGGTTGGATGGGCGATGCTCGAATCGTGCTGACCACCTATGAAACCTTGCGAGATCAGGAACTCTCCTTGGCACGGCAGCAGTGGGCCATCGTGATCTGCGACGAGGCGCAGAAGATCAAAAACCCGGCGGCGCTGATCACGCAAGCGGCGAAAGCAATCCCCTCTCGATTCCGTATCGCCTGCACGGGTACGCCGGTTGAGAACACGCTGATCGATTTGTGGTGTCTTTTCGACTTTATTCAGCCGGGCTTCCTGGGGGGGCTAAATCAGTTCGGTCGGGAGTATCAACGCCCCATTGAAGCAGGCTTGGAGCGCGATACAGCAGCGCTTGAACGCCTGCGTGGGCTTATCGAGCCCCAGACATTACGGCGTACCAAGCAGGATGTGGCGAAGGATCTCCCGGCCAAAATTGAGGACCAGGGGTGCCGCAAGCTGCTGATGCACACGTTACAGCGCAATCTCTATTTGTCCGAGGTTGCTCAGTACACACAGAAGCAGCAGATGCAGGAACAATTGGAGCAGCGAGAGAGCGGCATGCTCGGTTTGCTGCACAAGCTCAAGTTGGTGTGCGCGCACCCATTCAGCGTGCAGCCTGATCCACGCTTGAGGGAACACTCGCCGAAGCTGCAATGGCTTTTAAGCACACTGGATAATATTGCGCGTTCGGGAAGCGGCGATAAGGTCATCCTTTTCACCGAGTTGCGGGACGTCCAACGTGAATTGCAACATGCGATTCAGGAACGCTTCGGCTTCAAACCCACGGTGATCAACGGCGATACCAGCACCAGCAGTCAGAGTGCACAGAGCCGGCAGCGACTTATCGATCATTTTCAAGAGCAGCCTGGCTTTTCGGTGATCATCCTCTCCACTGTTGCGGTTGGATTTGGTGTGAACGTGCAGGCAGCCAACCACGTTATCCATTTCACTCGCTGCTGGAATCCAGCCAAAGAGGATCAGGCCACCGATCGCGCGTACCGGATTGGTCAGGAAAAGGACGTGTACGTCTATTACCCGACTGTGCGTGATGCGAGGATACCTACATTTGAGGCGACGCTGGATGAGCTGCTACAGAAGCGACGCGCGTTGGCGCGGGACATGCTGCAGGGGGCATCTGAGCTTCAGGCATCTGAGTTTGGGGAACTGTTAAGGGCGCAAGGATGA
- a CDS encoding McrC family protein, whose product MSAFVTVREYARLTTAAVAPGNLDCAQISETAFDWLCELSASFNRNGATLLQVEGRRALKWDSYVGVLETPCGTRLEILPKHHEQDDCLVKSRQLLRKLIQRALQLKPRETSVASLELFDAPLSEWVMGQFLAELDLLVKRGVRFDYQRIEEEQRFLRGQLNVVAQMRQPPGRQHHFQIRHDVFLPDRAENRLLKLALEQVAKSTQDAANWRLANELRSMLAEVPSSKQVSRDLRAWSCDRLMAHYQAIKPWCELILNQQMPIAVSGEWRGMSLLFPMEKLFECYVEGWLRQRLLHGAKLTSQASRHHLCRHDSGKMFCLKPDLLIDTPEQRWILDTKWKRIDAGKPDNNYGLSQSDFYQLFAYGHKYRRGEEEPRLVLIYPYWSGLQKALPVFDYGKGMQLWVFPFDLDSDHLLDAESAGIPLRQERRLVAERSELMVV is encoded by the coding sequence GTGAGCGCATTCGTCACCGTGCGTGAATACGCTCGCCTGACCACCGCGGCGGTTGCGCCCGGCAACCTCGACTGTGCGCAGATTTCCGAAACTGCCTTCGACTGGCTGTGCGAGCTGAGCGCCAGCTTCAACCGCAATGGCGCCACGCTGCTGCAGGTGGAGGGGCGGCGTGCGCTGAAGTGGGACTCCTATGTGGGCGTGCTGGAAACCCCCTGCGGCACACGGCTGGAAATTCTGCCCAAGCACCATGAGCAGGACGACTGCTTGGTAAAGAGTCGACAGTTGCTGCGCAAGCTGATTCAGCGCGCCTTGCAACTCAAGCCGCGCGAGACGTCCGTGGCGAGCCTGGAGTTATTCGACGCGCCGCTCAGTGAGTGGGTGATGGGGCAGTTTCTGGCGGAGCTGGATTTATTGGTCAAGCGTGGTGTGCGCTTCGACTACCAGCGCATCGAGGAGGAACAGCGTTTTCTCCGTGGCCAATTGAATGTGGTGGCGCAGATGCGCCAGCCGCCCGGGCGCCAGCATCATTTCCAGATCCGCCACGACGTGTTCCTGCCGGACCGTGCCGAAAATCGTTTGCTCAAGCTGGCGCTGGAGCAGGTAGCAAAGAGCACGCAGGACGCCGCCAACTGGCGCCTGGCCAATGAGCTGCGCTCGATGCTGGCCGAGGTGCCGTCTAGCAAACAGGTTAGCCGGGATCTGCGTGCATGGAGCTGCGATCGGCTGATGGCGCATTATCAGGCGATCAAGCCATGGTGCGAGCTGATCCTCAATCAGCAGATGCCGATAGCCGTGAGTGGTGAGTGGCGCGGCATGAGCTTGCTGTTTCCAATGGAGAAGCTGTTCGAGTGCTATGTGGAGGGCTGGCTGCGGCAACGCTTGCTGCACGGTGCGAAACTGACCTCACAAGCCAGCCGACACCATCTGTGCAGGCACGACAGCGGAAAGATGTTCTGCCTGAAACCTGACTTGCTGATCGACACGCCGGAGCAGCGTTGGATTCTTGATACCAAGTGGAAGCGCATCGATGCCGGTAAACCTGACAATAACTACGGCCTGAGTCAGAGCGATTTCTATCAGCTGTTTGCCTATGGGCATAAATACCGAAGAGGCGAGGAGGAGCCGAGGCTGGTACTGATTTATCCGTATTGGTCTGGACTTCAGAAGGCGCTGCCGGTGTTTGATTACGGCAAGGGCATGCAGTTATGGGTGTTTCCCTTCGACCTAGATAGCGATCATTTACTGGACGCTGAGTCTGCTGGGATCCCCTTGCGGCAGGAGCGTAGGCTCGTTGCGGAGCGCAGTGAGCTGATGGTTGTTTGA
- the zorC gene encoding type I Zorya anti-phage system protein ZorC, with amino-acid sequence MSRALSSLLAAITSGLQRQNERSGDAGFSSMVALKRVNTELSRRFDQVEKALAPPREKRLLALGKFKREQALTSSEWRLVFAGLADDDEVSVPVLEDDHLFDRVHREVAGRIEQRTLSRRDWLALCFSYFAYDEHKPDDNANWRVLRDDIDRGFDAVRQRIGREKEWMRIVAEHRELFGAQAGTRLAEEIFEGRARDLSSLQAIAQVPDGSWLWQRIFAVLLSRIFLLDDETFLKRLPELVALGQLNTRYLNQVLSACLTRYHRSRYREQSSSLLKQAALEHWGSPQMRSKQNAWLQYVEQPVCAMVVAWFAKEDLEHFFTLLKGEAEVDQSRLFYWLRFANQMSYTRIVMGGDAWHDRGSDFVAFREKNKGRLSQLAGGPSHNNAVVMQIGNYFFVEFSGTGNACYVYRADAAPFNPDKPVLGLATELKQQGRALKRMSHSPAPRRPNVVEGWLEKFDDELRTLGIVAQRPASFTQPRLSGDKPAVHTAASAPGTGDSLDVQVRSMLGSVPYKTFDHRSKSGVYQVLLARDDAAAKTALLRLGFKAVKNNALMFWRL; translated from the coding sequence ATGAGCCGGGCTCTGTCGTCTCTGTTGGCGGCCATCACTTCTGGCTTGCAGCGCCAGAATGAGCGCAGCGGCGATGCCGGGTTTAGTAGCATGGTGGCGCTGAAACGCGTCAACACTGAGCTTTCTCGGCGTTTTGACCAGGTCGAAAAAGCCCTGGCACCGCCCCGCGAGAAACGCTTGCTGGCTCTTGGCAAGTTCAAGCGTGAGCAGGCGCTGACTTCATCGGAGTGGCGCCTGGTTTTTGCCGGGCTGGCTGATGACGATGAAGTCAGTGTTCCGGTGCTGGAGGACGATCACCTGTTCGACCGTGTTCATCGGGAGGTGGCTGGCCGTATCGAGCAACGGACACTTAGCCGCCGCGACTGGCTGGCGCTGTGTTTCAGCTACTTTGCCTACGATGAGCACAAACCTGACGACAACGCGAACTGGCGGGTGCTGCGTGACGATATCGATCGCGGCTTCGATGCTGTCAGGCAGCGTATCGGTCGTGAAAAAGAGTGGATGCGCATTGTTGCCGAGCATCGCGAACTGTTCGGCGCTCAGGCTGGAACCCGTCTGGCAGAGGAGATATTCGAGGGCAGGGCGCGTGATCTTTCCTCACTACAGGCCATTGCCCAGGTGCCGGATGGTAGTTGGTTGTGGCAGCGGATTTTTGCGGTTCTGCTTTCGCGCATTTTCCTGCTGGATGACGAAACCTTCCTGAAGCGCCTACCGGAGTTGGTAGCTCTGGGGCAGCTGAATACGCGCTATCTCAATCAGGTGCTAAGTGCCTGCCTGACTCGTTATCACCGTTCGCGGTATCGCGAGCAGTCGTCCTCGCTACTCAAGCAGGCTGCGTTGGAGCACTGGGGCAGCCCACAGATGCGTTCCAAGCAGAACGCATGGTTGCAGTATGTGGAGCAACCTGTTTGCGCGATGGTGGTTGCCTGGTTTGCCAAGGAGGATCTGGAGCACTTCTTCACCTTGCTCAAGGGCGAGGCGGAGGTCGACCAGTCGCGCCTGTTTTACTGGTTACGCTTTGCCAATCAGATGAGCTACACGCGGATTGTGATGGGAGGTGATGCGTGGCATGACCGGGGTAGTGATTTCGTGGCTTTTCGTGAGAAGAACAAAGGCCGCTTAAGTCAGCTCGCGGGAGGGCCTAGTCACAACAATGCCGTGGTGATGCAGATCGGCAATTACTTCTTTGTGGAGTTTTCTGGTACCGGCAATGCTTGCTACGTCTATCGTGCCGATGCCGCACCATTTAATCCTGATAAACCGGTGCTGGGGCTGGCAACTGAGCTGAAGCAGCAAGGACGGGCGCTGAAGCGTATGTCCCACTCTCCAGCCCCGCGGCGACCCAACGTAGTCGAAGGGTGGCTGGAGAAGTTTGATGATGAGCTCCGGACGCTGGGAATCGTCGCACAGCGTCCAGCGTCATTTACGCAACCCCGCCTTTCCGGTGACAAACCCGCTGTTCATACGGCTGCGTCTGCACCTGGCACGGGTGATTCGCTGGACGTGCAGGTTAGGTCGATGTTGGGCAGTGTGCCCTATAAGACCTTCGACCACCGATCGAAAAGTGGGGTCTACCAGGTTTTGCTTGCCAGGGATGATGCGGCTGCCAAAACAGCGCTGCTGCGCCTCGGCTTCAAGGCTGTGAAAAACAATGCACTCATGTTCTGGAGGCTTTGA
- the zorA1 gene encoding type I Zorya anti-phage system protein ZorA1, producing MDYSKWLDLWDKATPEQLIAPVFVFSLVTVLCLWYLLRYFLRSFALSRRLKKLARQVRELKKLQPAKRRSELEQLFHEHTLGHAWQEYAETLHDQFEVHEGERRLLCSRATAGAGHFFTAQTVVETPLGTEFYKHLPGILTGIGIVGTFFGLMLGLQHFDPSTPEQVSSSVDQLLKDVLFAFLGSFFSIFASIGVTLTEKWRLGRCYKHLESLTESIDGLFDSGVGEEYLAELVKSSNESSIQTRQLKDSLVTDLREMLQNLVDTQVRENLKLADSLSASYRDSGQVLAEQIGGAIESSLKSPLEAIAGAVNTASGDQSNQVQSLLTDVLTAFMSKLESTFGQQFNGLHEMLGQSVAAMQSMQQGFNELVGDMRSASEASSQNSAKMIAQLLADMQAGQNSMQAGMNEMLASLQTSIARIGSEGEGAGERMAKQLEKLFADSEARQQAMAENLQIFVESLQQSIGQGQQETMAKIAGSVDVLGEQLGGLFKQLEQNRTQMEQASKTAQVELHRGTREVVGGLEEQVKTLLDAVADQQGAMQDSLKLLGAQTEQHLQSMQQGAEKMRLAAERFDSAGQSVSKAGEATASVLGALQGTSGDLVGASRELTSVVADYRNNREALNQTLAVIQGVVATTQVESAGRSQYLQDLKLQGERLQTLNREVNDYLEQISAVLGKGFNEFSEGVDRSLRLTLGSLDAELHKAMTSLAGGVEGVKESLEDFSDIMERVQRR from the coding sequence ATGGACTATTCGAAGTGGTTGGACCTTTGGGATAAGGCAACACCTGAGCAACTGATTGCTCCTGTGTTTGTGTTTAGCCTTGTGACGGTGCTGTGCCTTTGGTACTTGCTGCGTTACTTCTTGCGCTCGTTTGCGTTGAGCCGGCGCTTGAAGAAGCTCGCACGGCAAGTGCGTGAACTCAAGAAGTTGCAGCCAGCCAAGCGCCGTAGCGAACTGGAGCAGTTGTTCCATGAGCATACGCTGGGGCATGCCTGGCAGGAGTATGCCGAGACGCTGCATGACCAGTTCGAGGTGCATGAGGGCGAGCGGCGCTTGTTGTGCTCCCGCGCAACTGCCGGCGCGGGGCATTTCTTTACCGCCCAAACGGTGGTGGAGACGCCACTAGGCACCGAGTTTTACAAGCACTTGCCGGGCATCCTGACGGGGATCGGCATTGTCGGCACCTTCTTCGGCTTGATGTTGGGCCTGCAGCACTTCGACCCCAGCACACCCGAGCAGGTCAGCTCCAGCGTCGATCAATTGCTCAAGGACGTGCTATTTGCCTTCCTCGGCTCCTTCTTCTCGATCTTCGCTTCTATTGGCGTGACGCTGACCGAAAAGTGGCGCCTAGGCCGCTGCTACAAGCATCTGGAATCCCTGACTGAGAGTATCGACGGGCTGTTCGACAGCGGCGTGGGCGAGGAGTACCTGGCGGAGCTGGTGAAGTCGAGCAACGAGAGTTCGATCCAGACCCGTCAGCTCAAGGACAGCCTGGTTACCGATCTGCGTGAGATGCTGCAGAACCTGGTAGATACCCAGGTGCGTGAGAACCTCAAGTTGGCCGATTCTCTTTCGGCAAGTTACCGCGACTCTGGTCAGGTGTTGGCCGAGCAGATTGGCGGCGCCATCGAGAGCAGCCTCAAGTCTCCCCTGGAGGCCATCGCCGGAGCTGTGAATACCGCCAGCGGCGACCAGAGCAACCAGGTGCAGAGCCTGCTCACCGATGTGCTCACAGCCTTTATGAGTAAGCTGGAAAGTACCTTTGGCCAGCAGTTCAACGGTCTGCATGAGATGCTGGGGCAGTCGGTCGCGGCCATGCAGTCCATGCAGCAGGGCTTCAATGAGCTGGTCGGCGACATGCGCTCGGCGAGCGAGGCTTCATCTCAGAACAGCGCGAAGATGATCGCGCAGCTGCTGGCCGACATGCAGGCTGGGCAAAACAGCATGCAGGCCGGGATGAACGAGATGCTGGCCAGTCTGCAGACGTCCATCGCGCGTATCGGCAGTGAAGGGGAGGGGGCTGGTGAGCGGATGGCCAAGCAGTTGGAGAAGCTGTTTGCCGATAGCGAGGCACGCCAGCAAGCCATGGCGGAGAATCTGCAGATCTTTGTCGAATCCCTGCAGCAGAGCATTGGCCAGGGCCAGCAGGAAACCATGGCGAAGATCGCCGGCTCGGTGGATGTGCTGGGCGAGCAGTTGGGCGGGTTGTTCAAGCAGCTTGAGCAAAACCGTACGCAGATGGAACAGGCCAGCAAGACCGCCCAAGTCGAACTGCACCGTGGTACACGCGAGGTGGTTGGCGGTCTGGAAGAGCAGGTGAAAACCCTGCTGGATGCCGTCGCCGATCAGCAAGGCGCGATGCAGGACAGCCTCAAGCTACTCGGTGCGCAAACCGAGCAACACTTGCAGAGCATGCAACAAGGTGCCGAGAAGATGCGCCTGGCAGCCGAGCGCTTCGACAGCGCCGGGCAGAGCGTGAGTAAAGCCGGGGAGGCGACTGCGAGCGTACTGGGTGCGCTGCAGGGCACCAGCGGCGATCTGGTTGGCGCTTCCCGCGAACTGACCAGTGTGGTGGCCGACTATCGCAATAACCGCGAAGCGCTAAATCAGACGCTTGCGGTCATTCAGGGGGTGGTTGCCACTACTCAGGTGGAGTCCGCTGGGCGCAGCCAATACCTGCAGGATCTGAAGCTGCAAGGCGAGCGGCTGCAGACGCTCAATCGTGAAGTGAACGACTACCTAGAGCAGATCAGTGCCGTGCTGGGCAAGGGCTTCAACGAGTTTAGTGAGGGGGTAGATCGTAGCCTGCGGCTGACGCTGGGTAGCCTGGATGCCGAGCTGCATAAGGCGATGACCAGCCTGGCCGGTGGTGTCGAAGGGGTCAAGGAAAGCCTGGAAGACTTCAGTGACATCATGGAGCGCGTTCAGCGCCGCTAA
- the zorB1 gene encoding type I Zorya anti-phage system protein ZorB1 — MFGKSAAPARARDEGEKPFWISFADLMTAMMILFLVVMVASLSSVTQRIQQAEQGEKQRGKDIAKLCQDLKLRAGGLNSTIVVDCRDNRISFGEAGRFGHNQYFLNSQGQQALQDVVPLILDAADSEEGRKWLKQVVIEGFTDTDGSYLYNLHLSLQRSEWVMCSLLDSRSPVQKGLSAERQQQIRSMFLAGGVSFNNAKESKEESRRVELRMQFFGLKDQEHEGQEPALEFAYAANEKCQLEMR, encoded by the coding sequence ATGTTCGGCAAATCAGCCGCTCCCGCTCGGGCGCGTGACGAGGGCGAGAAGCCTTTCTGGATTTCATTCGCCGACCTTATGACGGCGATGATGATCTTGTTTCTGGTGGTGATGGTGGCCTCGCTGAGCTCGGTGACGCAGCGTATTCAGCAGGCTGAGCAAGGTGAGAAACAGCGCGGTAAGGACATTGCTAAGCTTTGCCAGGATCTCAAACTGAGGGCGGGAGGGCTTAACTCCACCATCGTGGTGGACTGCCGGGATAACCGCATTAGCTTCGGTGAGGCTGGGCGCTTTGGCCACAATCAATACTTTCTCAACAGCCAGGGGCAGCAGGCCCTGCAGGATGTTGTGCCGTTGATCTTGGATGCCGCTGACAGCGAAGAGGGACGCAAGTGGCTCAAGCAGGTGGTGATTGAGGGCTTCACCGATACGGACGGCTCTTACCTGTACAACCTGCACCTCTCGCTGCAGCGCTCGGAGTGGGTGATGTGCAGTCTGCTCGATAGCCGCAGCCCGGTGCAGAAAGGGCTTTCAGCTGAACGTCAGCAGCAGATTCGCTCCATGTTCCTGGCTGGTGGTGTGTCGTTCAACAATGCCAAGGAGAGCAAGGAGGAGAGTCGGCGGGTGGAGCTGCGCATGCAGTTCTTCGGGCTTAAGGACCAGGAGCATGAAGGTCAGGAACCGGCGCTTGAGTTTGCTTATGCGGCAAACGAAAAGTGCCAGTTGGAGATGCGCTAG